In Blautia sp. SC05B48, a single genomic region encodes these proteins:
- a CDS encoding ATP-binding cassette domain-containing protein — MMQNTCVKIEHVTKRFGEDIVLQEVNLSLKTGNVYGIVGNNGSGKTVLMKCICGFLPVTTGAIFVFGKKIGHDVDFPESLGVIIETPGFLTQYTGFKNLEILADMNGRISKADIRIVLKRVGLDPDMKKPVGKYSLGMRQRLGIAQAIMEDPLFLILDEPFNGLDKHGVEEIRELLLDLKAAGKTILLASHNEEDIRILCDHVYEMDGGILRERTA; from the coding sequence TACAGGAAGTAAATCTTTCCCTGAAAACAGGTAACGTCTATGGGATTGTTGGAAATAACGGTTCAGGAAAGACCGTCCTTATGAAATGCATCTGTGGGTTTCTTCCTGTAACTACGGGCGCTATTTTTGTATTTGGAAAAAAAATAGGCCATGATGTGGATTTTCCTGAAAGTCTTGGAGTTATTATCGAGACTCCCGGTTTTCTTACACAATATACGGGCTTTAAAAATCTGGAGATCCTGGCAGACATGAATGGCCGGATTTCGAAGGCCGATATCCGCATAGTCTTAAAAAGGGTAGGATTGGATCCGGACATGAAGAAACCAGTCGGAAAATATTCCCTTGGAATGCGTCAACGCCTTGGTATTGCACAGGCCATTATGGAAGATCCTCTTTTTTTGATCTTGGATGAGCCGTTTAATGGACTGGATAAACATGGCGTGGAAGAAATAAGAGAACTGCTGCTGGATTTAAAAGCAGCAGGAAAAACCATTTTGCTGGCAAGCCATAATGAAGAGGACATCAGAATCTTATGTGACCACGTATATGAAATGGATGGAGGAATCTTAAGAGAAAGGACTGCCTGA